A genomic stretch from Halichoerus grypus chromosome 5, mHalGry1.hap1.1, whole genome shotgun sequence includes:
- the TP73 gene encoding tumor protein p73 isoform X3 yields the protein MSQPNTVDEGATFEHLWNSLEPDSTYFDLPQSSQGNNEVVGGAEAGMDVFHLQGMTTPVMSQFNLLSSTMDQMSSRAASASPYTPEHATSVPTHSPYAQPSSTFDTMSPAPAIPSNTDYPGPHHFDVTFQQSSTAKSATWTYSPLLKKLYCQIAKTCPIQIKVSAPPPPSTIVRAMPVYKKAEHVTEVVKRCPNHELGRDFNEGQSAPASHLIRVEGNNLSQYVDDPVTGRQSVMVPYEPPQVGTEFTTILYNFMCNSSCVGGMNRRPILIIITLETRDGQVLGRRSFEGRICACPGRDRKADEDHHREQQALSESAAKHGAASKRAFKQSPPAVPALGTNVKKRRHGDEDVYYMHVRGRENFEILMKVKESLELMELVPQQLVDTYRQQQQLLQRPNHLQPASYGPVLSPMNKAHVAVNKLPSVNQLVGQPPPHSSAAGPNLGPVGPGILNNHGHALPTSGEVNSSHGAQSMVSGSHCTPPPPYHADPSLVSFLTGLGCPNCIEYFTSQGLQNIYHLQNLTIEVGALPTGRSPAPWPTFGALLPALSEGGGVGKSGKTLLPETKPNVLSHIWLPIESALEARVRSAAQAVAGWDPRQGPWQWTAHVDPETRLPLIWGTGCSQSTESCQGRKGLGAAAALHLHGKKLRPTEGKTVPG from the exons TCCCAGTTCAATCTGCTGAGCAGCACCATGGACCAGATGAGCAGCCGCGCGGCCTCGGCCAGCCCCTACACCCCGGAGCACGCCACCAGCGTGCCCACCCACTCGCCCTACGCGCAGCCCAGCTCCACCTTCGATACCATGTCGCCGGCACCGGCCATCCCCTCCAACACCGACTACCCCGGCCCCCACCACTTCGACGTCACCTTCCAGCAGTCCAGCACGGCCAAGTCCGCCACCTGGACG taCTCCCCACTGCTGAAGAAGCTCTACTGCCAAATTGCCAAGACCTGCCCCATCCAGATCAAGGTGTCCGCCCCGCCGCCCCCAAGCACCATCGTCCGCGCCATGCCCGTCTACAAGAAGGCGGAGCACGTGACTGAGGTCGTGAAGCGCTGCCCCAACCATGAGCTCGGGCGGGACTTCAACGAAG GACAGTCTGCTCCGGCCAGCCACCTCATCCGCGTGGAGGGCAACAATCTCTCGCAGTATGTGGATGACCCCGTCACGGGCAGGCAGAGTGTCATGGTTCCCTACGAGCCCCCGCAG GTGGGGACAGAATTCACCACCATCCTGTACAACTTCATGTGCAACAGCAGCTGTGTGGGGGGCATGAACCGGCGGcccatcctcatcatcatcaccctGGAGACCCGGGA TGGACAGGTGCTGGGCCGCCGGTCCTTTGAGGGCCGCATCTGCGCCTGTCCTGGCCGAGACCGCAAAGCTGATGAAGACCACCACCGGGAGCAGCAGGCCCTGAGCGAGAGCGCTGCAAAGCATGGGGCGGCCAGCAAGCGTG CCTTCAAACAGAGCCCCCCTGCCGTCCCTGCCCTGGGCACCAACGTGAAGAAGAGGCGGCACGGGGACGAGGACGTGTACTACATGCAC GTGCGGGGCCGAGAGAACTTTGAGATCCTGATGAAGGTCAAGGAGAGCCTGGAGCTGATGGAGCTGGTGCCGCAGCAGCTGGTCGACACGTaccggcagcagcagcagctcctgCAGAGGCC GAACCACCTGCAGCCTGCCTCCTACGGGCCGGTCCTCTCGCCCATGAACAAAGCCCACGTGGCCGTCAACAAGCTGCCCTCCGTGAACCAGCTGGTGGGCCAGCCGCCCCCGCACAGCTCTGCGGCCGGGCCCAACCTGGGGCCTGTGG GCCCCGGGATTCTCAACAACCACGGCCACGCCCTGCCGACCAGCGGCGAGGTGAACAGCAGCCACGGCGCCCAGTCCATGGTCTCGGGGTCTCACTGCACCCCACCACCCCCCTACCACGCCGACCCCAGCCTGGTCAG TTTCCTGACAGGACTGGGGTGTCCCAACTGCATCGAGTACTTCACGTCCCAGGGCCTACAGAACATTTACCACCTGCAGAACCTGACGATAGAGGTAGGCGCCCTGCCCACAGGCCGGAGCCCAGCGCCCTGGCCCACTTTCGGGGCTCTGCTTCCTGCTCTCTCcgagggagggggagtggggaaatCTGGGAAAACCCTTCTTCCCGAGACCAAGCCCAACGTCCTCTCTCACATCTGGCTTCCTATCGAGTCAGCTCTCGAGGCGCGGGTGAGGTCGGCTGCCCAGGCAGTGGCTGGATGGGACCCCCGCCAGGGCCCCTGGCAGTGGACTGCTCACGTGGACCCAGAGACCCGGCTGCCTTTGATTTGGGGGACAGGCTGTTCCCAAAGCACAGAGAGTTGCCAAGGCCGAAAGGGTCTTGGAGCTGCTGCAGCTCTCCACTTACatgggaagaaactgaggcccacagaaggCAAGACAGTGCCAGGCTAG